In the Bombus pyrosoma isolate SC7728 linkage group LG15, ASM1482585v1, whole genome shotgun sequence genome, one interval contains:
- the LOC122575572 gene encoding proline-rich protein 4-like isoform X2 produces the protein MRILVYTTAIALLVSSTWAEEKTSEKAEASLEDNSTKKQEKRGLLGLGYGYSYDGGYDIGSGGHGGLELSGSGYGGGYGGYGGYGGYDGGHEHVKTVTVVKNVAVPYPVEKHVPYPVEKPYPVPVKVPVPQPYPVEKPYPVKVLVKVPVHVPQPYPVEKKVPYPVHVPVDRPYPVKVLVPQPYPVEKHVPYPVKVPVPQPYPVEKPVPVPVKVPVHVPAPYPVEKLVPVKVPVDRPIHVPVLKPYPVHVDRPVPYPVEKPVPVAVKVPVDRPYPVPVEKPVAVPVKVPVPQPYPVEKPVPYPVERPVPVEVKVPVDRPYPVHIEKPVPYPVEKPVPYPVKVPVAVPVHDVGYSSEWAGGHGYH, from the exons ATGAGAATCCTG GTTTACACAACAGCGATCGCCCTGTTGGTTTCGTCCACGTGGGCCGAGGAAAAGACGTCTGAGAAAGCAGAAGCTTCGTTGGAAGACAATTCCACGAAAAAACAAGAGAAACGCGGCCTGTTGGGTCTCGGTTACGGTTACAGCTACGACGGTGGTTATGACATCGGATCTGGTGGACACGGTGGTCTGGAATTAAGCGGCAGCGGCTATGGCGGTGGCTATGGTGGCTATGGTGGCTATGGTGGATACGATGGTGGACACGAACACGTCAAGACCGTGACCGTTGTTAAGAACGTAGCTGTTCCATATCCCGTGGAGAAACACGTGCCTTACCCCGTGGAGAAACCCTACCCAGTCCCTGTGAAGGTTCCAGTACCGCAACCGTACCCGGTGGAAAAGCCTTATCCAGTCAAGGTCCTCGTCAAGGTTCCAGTACACGTACCCCAACCGTACCCCGTGGAGAAGAAGGTTCCATATCCGGTTCACGTACCCGTCGATCGCCCATACCCCGTCAAAGTTTTGGTTCCACAGCCTTACCCCGTGGAGAAACACGTACCATATCCGGTAAAGGTACCAGTGCCACAACCGTACCCAGTCGAGAAACCTGTCCCAGTGCCGGTCAAAGTTCCGGTCCATGTACCAGCCCCCTATCCAGTAGAAAAATTGGTTCCGGTGAAGGTTCCTGTTGATCGTCCGATCCACGTGCCAGTACTCAAACCCTACCCCGTGCACGTCGACAGGCCAGTACCCTATCCAGTGGAAAAACCAGTGCCAGTCGCAGTCAAAGTGCCAGTCGACAGACCGTATCCAGTTCCGGTGGAGAAGCCAGTCGCTGTCCCGGTAAAGGTACCGGTACCACAACCGTATCCGGTCGAGAAGCCAGTACCTTACCCCGTGGAAAGGCCGGTGCCGGTGGAAGTTAAGGTTCCAGTAGACAGACCGTATCCAGTTCACATCGAAAAACCGGTGCCCTACCCAGTCGAGAAACCTGTTCCGTACCCAGTTAAAGTACCAGTAGCAGTTCCGGTACATGACGTTGGTTACAGCAGCGAGTGGGCGGGTGGCCACGGTTATCATTAA
- the LOC122575572 gene encoding proline-rich protein 4-like isoform X1 has translation MPRTTKKTKLLPKERDVSEWRGEVYTTAIALLVSSTWAEEKTSEKAEASLEDNSTKKQEKRGLLGLGYGYSYDGGYDIGSGGHGGLELSGSGYGGGYGGYGGYGGYDGGHEHVKTVTVVKNVAVPYPVEKHVPYPVEKPYPVPVKVPVPQPYPVEKPYPVKVLVKVPVHVPQPYPVEKKVPYPVHVPVDRPYPVKVLVPQPYPVEKHVPYPVKVPVPQPYPVEKPVPVPVKVPVHVPAPYPVEKLVPVKVPVDRPIHVPVLKPYPVHVDRPVPYPVEKPVPVAVKVPVDRPYPVPVEKPVAVPVKVPVPQPYPVEKPVPYPVERPVPVEVKVPVDRPYPVHIEKPVPYPVEKPVPYPVKVPVAVPVHDVGYSSEWAGGHGYH, from the exons ATGCCTCGgacgacgaagaaaacgaaactgTTGCCTAAGGAGAGGGACGTTTCGGAGTGGCGTGGGGAG GTTTACACAACAGCGATCGCCCTGTTGGTTTCGTCCACGTGGGCCGAGGAAAAGACGTCTGAGAAAGCAGAAGCTTCGTTGGAAGACAATTCCACGAAAAAACAAGAGAAACGCGGCCTGTTGGGTCTCGGTTACGGTTACAGCTACGACGGTGGTTATGACATCGGATCTGGTGGACACGGTGGTCTGGAATTAAGCGGCAGCGGCTATGGCGGTGGCTATGGTGGCTATGGTGGCTATGGTGGATACGATGGTGGACACGAACACGTCAAGACCGTGACCGTTGTTAAGAACGTAGCTGTTCCATATCCCGTGGAGAAACACGTGCCTTACCCCGTGGAGAAACCCTACCCAGTCCCTGTGAAGGTTCCAGTACCGCAACCGTACCCGGTGGAAAAGCCTTATCCAGTCAAGGTCCTCGTCAAGGTTCCAGTACACGTACCCCAACCGTACCCCGTGGAGAAGAAGGTTCCATATCCGGTTCACGTACCCGTCGATCGCCCATACCCCGTCAAAGTTTTGGTTCCACAGCCTTACCCCGTGGAGAAACACGTACCATATCCGGTAAAGGTACCAGTGCCACAACCGTACCCAGTCGAGAAACCTGTCCCAGTGCCGGTCAAAGTTCCGGTCCATGTACCAGCCCCCTATCCAGTAGAAAAATTGGTTCCGGTGAAGGTTCCTGTTGATCGTCCGATCCACGTGCCAGTACTCAAACCCTACCCCGTGCACGTCGACAGGCCAGTACCCTATCCAGTGGAAAAACCAGTGCCAGTCGCAGTCAAAGTGCCAGTCGACAGACCGTATCCAGTTCCGGTGGAGAAGCCAGTCGCTGTCCCGGTAAAGGTACCGGTACCACAACCGTATCCGGTCGAGAAGCCAGTACCTTACCCCGTGGAAAGGCCGGTGCCGGTGGAAGTTAAGGTTCCAGTAGACAGACCGTATCCAGTTCACATCGAAAAACCGGTGCCCTACCCAGTCGAGAAACCTGTTCCGTACCCAGTTAAAGTACCAGTAGCAGTTCCGGTACATGACGTTGGTTACAGCAGCGAGTGGGCGGGTGGCCACGGTTATCATTAA